TCCTCGGCCCCCGCGATGCCGAGCCTTCTCCGACACGGGAACCTGAGGCGCTACCGGGAGATCGCGGCGGTCCTGTTCGACGAGGGATTCGAGTACCTCGCGGCACAGGCCGGGTTCTCCCGGTTCGTCCCCCGCCTGCGCCGTCGGCGCGACCTCACGGCGTCCGTGGAGGAGCGCGCGCGCCGGGTGCTGGAGCGGCTCGGCCCGACGTTCGTCAAGATCGGTCAGCTCCTGTCGACGCGGCCCGATCTCGTCCCGCCGGAGTTCCTGGCCGAGCTCGTCAAGCTCCAGGACGACGTGACGCCCGTGGCGTTCGAGCGCGTGCGAGCGGTGATCGAGGAGGACCTCGGCGCTCCCCTGACCGAGCTGTTCGCCGTCTTCGACCCGGAGCCGATCGCAGCGGCCTCCATCGGCCAGGTCCACGTCGCGGTCCTGCCCGACGGCTCGGATGTCGTGGTGAAGGTGCAGCGCCCCGGGATCGCCGCCGTCATGCGGGCGGATTTCGACATCGTCCACCAGCAGGCGGCCTTCGCCGAGCGCGCGACGCACTGGGGGAGGCGGTACGGCCTGGTCGAGAATGCCGAGGAGTTCGAGCGCGTGCTCAGCGGAGAGCTCGACTACCTGCGCGAAGCCCGCAGCGCCGAGCGGTTCCGGGAGAACTTCCGGGGGTACCCGGGGGTGCGCGTGCCGGCGGTGGACTGGGAGCGGACGTCGCGGCGGGTCCTCACGCTGGAGCGCCTGCGCGGCATCAAGGTCGACGACGTCGAGGCGCTTCGAGCGGCGGGGTTCGAGCCGGCGGAGATCGCGCGAAGGGGGACCTCGGCGTACTTCAAGCAGATGTTCGAGGACGGCTTCTTCCACGCCGACCCCCATCCCGGCAACCTGATCGTCACCCCCGAGGGGGACCTGGGGTTCACGGACTTCGGCCGGATGGGCACGGTCTCGTCCTGGATGCGCACGCGGTTCGCGGACCTGTTCCTCGCGCTGATCGACCGTGACGAGCGCGAGGTCGCGGACCTGCTTCTGGAGATCGGCGTGGCCGACAGGGAGACGGACCGGCAGATCCTGGACAGCGCGATCGCCCGCATGTACGCCCGCTACTTCGAGTCCGCGTTGGGGGAGGTGCGCATCTCAGTCGTGGCGTACGAGGTCATGCGGGTGGTCTACGAGGCGCGCCTGCGCGTGCCTTCCGAGCTCACGCTGCTGATCACGACGTTCGCCACGCTCGAGGGCGTCGCCGTGGCCCTCGACCCCGAGTTCAACGTCGTCGACGCGGCTCGCCCCTTCGCTGCGCGCGTGGCGAGGGAGCGCTTCGCCCCTGCCAAC
This is a stretch of genomic DNA from Coriobacteriia bacterium. It encodes these proteins:
- a CDS encoding AarF/ABC1/UbiB kinase family protein, yielding MPSLLRHGNLRRYREIAAVLFDEGFEYLAAQAGFSRFVPRLRRRRDLTASVEERARRVLERLGPTFVKIGQLLSTRPDLVPPEFLAELVKLQDDVTPVAFERVRAVIEEDLGAPLTELFAVFDPEPIAAASIGQVHVAVLPDGSDVVVKVQRPGIAAVMRADFDIVHQQAAFAERATHWGRRYGLVENAEEFERVLSGELDYLREARSAERFRENFRGYPGVRVPAVDWERTSRRVLTLERLRGIKVDDVEALRAAGFEPAEIARRGTSAYFKQMFEDGFFHADPHPGNLIVTPEGDLGFTDFGRMGTVSSWMRTRFADLFLALIDRDEREVADLLLEIGVADRETDRQILDSAIARMYARYFESALGEVRISVVAYEVMRVVYEARLRVPSELTLLITTFATLEGVAVALDPEFNVVDAARPFAARVARERFAPANVGRALARSLRHMNRLLMDLPESLNRLMRRAADGELGVEVRPEGFDRIVEQLREMVNRLAFAVVIGAFVVGFSLILRTAELPGWFLWVSGVMLFGAAGIGVWFFLSIFLSMWRARR